One genomic segment of Gossypium arboreum isolate Shixiya-1 chromosome 3, ASM2569848v2, whole genome shotgun sequence includes these proteins:
- the LOC108474837 gene encoding RHOMBOID-like protein 13 — MGKPLFYEVMEKPATSCIIGICTTIWFYIQKKNIGYQHVGISYETAIEGHYWRLITSAFSHISVIHLVFNMSALWSLGIVEQLDYLGLGIAYYLQYTLVLVVLSGLLVLGIYHILIQRFKIEYFRRVTAVGYSCVVFGWMTILSVKQPSSKLDLFGLISLPISFAPFESLIFTSIIVPQASFLGHLSGIIVGYAIAWGLIHGMTNYWAVSMLGWIVLVFVFSLKRSGAYDFNFLEIESVTDPSLPSVRFMGNSRTLQMSSVPLGGIEIA; from the coding sequence ATGGGGAAGCCATTGTTTTATGAGGTAATGGAGAAACCAGCAACAAGTTGTATAATAGGTATATGTACAACAATATGGTTTTACATACAAAAGAAGAACATTGGTTATCAACATGTTGGTATAAGTTATGAAACCGCCATTGAAGGTCACTATTGGAGGTTAATTACTTCAGCTTTTTCACATATCAGTGTTATTCATCTTGTTTTCAATATGAGTGCTCTTTGGAGTCTTGGTATTGTTGAACAATTAGATTATTTAGGTCTTGGAATAGCTTATTATCTACAATATACACTTGTTTTAGTCGTATTATCCGGTTTACTTGTACTAGGAATTTACCATATCTTGATTCAACGGTTTAAGATCGAGTATTTCCGGCGAGTTACCGCTGTTGGGTATTCTTGTGTTGTTTTCGGTTGGATGACGATTTTGTCCGTTAAGCAACCTTCGTCAAAATTGGATCTTTTCGGACTCATTTCGCTTCCTATTAGTTTCGCGCCATTCGAGTCGTTGATTTTCACTTCGATTATCGTCCCGCAAGCGAGTTTTCTCGGTCATTTATCGGGAATCATAGTGGGGTATGCTATAGCTTGGGGTTTGATTCATGGGATGACTAATTATTGGGCTGTTTCGATGTTGGGATGGATTGTACTTGTTTTTGTATTCAGTTTGAAACGGTCTGGTGCATATGATTTCAACTTCCTCGAAATTGAATCCGTTACGGATCCTTCTCTGCCTTCTGTTCGGTTTATGGGAAACAGTAGAACATTGCAGATGAGTTCGGTTCCACTTGGAGGCATCGAAATAGCGTAG
- the LOC108475084 gene encoding NAC domain-containing protein JA2L-like: MLNSSPVPHGYQFRPSRQEIFIRFLFPIVTGECLPSSPLIQVDIYGENKEPWNIFDKNSKTSYWVFTKLKKKSKLRIDRTAGSGCWLARNAKEVYDDSGKLLGYHKYFTFSCKNDECMNLDNGHWIMHEFSLKREDSNDSVICEIRNKNAADSDSDSKLNMKKRRILSSKKNHEEMNLPSKPNDEEMGLISIFSSSDDKDLSSDVTFETRNRNDGLDLNLNLKLNEENTRFYVNCEDPKVIYKDVAGSNLNSNKLELDDEEMESISRFSNSNHEDLSSDVTFGIGYRNDSLGLNLNLKSKDEDMRFYINHEDENRHYLRQNIRISDDSLLYIFPNFIIESNKFEEENLFKSIYENLSKSENG, from the coding sequence ATGTTGAATTCTAGTCCAGTCCCCCATGGTTATCAATTTCGTCCCTCAAGACAAGAAATTTTCATTCGTTTCCTTTTCCCAATTGTAACTGGAGAGTGTTTGCCTTCTAGTCCTTTAATCCAGGTTGATATTTATGGTGAAAATAAAGAGCCCTGGAATATTTTCGACAAAAATTCGAAAACTTCGTATTGGGTTTTCACTAAGTTGAAGAAGAAGAGTAAATTGAGAATCGATCGGACCGCCGGTTCGGGATGTTGGCTTGCTCGGAATGCGAAAGAAGTTTATGATGACAGTGGTAAGCTTTTAGGGTATCATAAGTATTTTACTTTTAGTTGCAAAAACGATGAATGTATGAATCTGGATAATGGGCATTGGATTATGCATGAGTTTTCTTTGAAACGGGAAGATTCGAACGATTCTGTTATTTGCGAGATTAGAAATAAAAATGCCGCTGATTCGGATTCGGATTCGAAATTGAATATGAAGAAGAGAAGAATCTTAAGTTCGAAGAAGAATCATGAAGAGATGAACCTACCTTCAAAGCCAAATGATGAAGAGATGGGGTTGATTTCGATATTCTCTAGTTCAGATGATAAAGATTTGAGTAGCGATGTTACTTTTGAGACCAGAAATAGGAATGATGGTTtggatttgaatttaaatttgaaGTTGAACGAAGAAAATACGAGATTTTATGTGAATTGTGAAGATCCTAAGGTTATATATAAAGATGTTGCAGGTTCAAATCTAAATTCGAATAAGTTGGAGTTAGATGATGAAGAGATGGAGTCAATTTCGAGATTCTCTAATTCAAATCACGAAGATTTGAGCAGCGATGTTACTTTTGGGATCGGATATAGGAACGATAGTTTGggtttaaatttgaatttgaagTCGAAAGATGAAGATATGAGATTTTATATAAATCATGAAGATGAAAATAGGCATTATTTACGACAAAATATAAGGATTAGTGACGATTCTCTGCTttatatttttccaaattttatcATTGaatcaaacaagtttgaagaggAAAATTTGTTCAAATCCATATATGAAAATCTATCCAAATCTGaaaatggttaa
- the LOC108476407 gene encoding probable transcription factor PosF21, with amino-acid sequence MEKDKSPGLPPPSGRYTGFAAVGNVLNSTGCFGQSSDANRFSQDISKMPDNPPKNLGHRRAHSEILTLPDDISFDSDLGVVGAADGPSYSDDTEEDVFSMFIDMDKFNASSATSTFQVGESSAPAAAPATAQVAAAAWTGMNGENQSVTVGSSEKPRVRHQHSQSMDGSTSIKPEMLMSGSEEVSPAEAKKALSATKLAELAIIDPKRAKRIWANRQSAARSKERKMRYIAELERKVQTLQTEATSLNAQLSLLQRDTGTLTAENNELKLRLTTMEQQVHLQDALNEALKDEIQHLKVLTGQSIPNGGPMMNYASYGVNQQYYPNNQAMHTLLTAQQFQQLQIQSQKQPHPFQPQHQTGDMGVRGSVPTPNHKDASSDVSLTASKD; translated from the exons ATGGAGAAGGACAAATCGCCGGGCTTGCCACCGCCGTCTGGTCGGTATACTGGGTTTGCGGCCGTCGGGAATGTTTTGAACTCAACTGGATGTTTTGGTCAAAGTTCTGATGCGAATCGTTTTAGTCAGGATATTAGCAAAATGCCTGATAATCCACCAAAGAACTTAGGTCATCGCCGTGCTCATTCTGAAATCCTTACTCTTCCTGATGATATTAGCTTTGATAGTGATCTCGGTGTTGTTGGGGCGGCTGACGGACCGTCGTACTCTGATGATACGGAGGAGGATGTGTTCTCTATGTTTATCGATATGGATAAGTTCAATGCTTCTTCTGCAACATCGACTTTTCAGGTTGGTGAGTCGTCAGCCCCCGCCGCTGCTCCGGCGACTGCTCAGGTGGCTGCTGCTGCATGGACTGGGATGAATGGTGAGAACCAGAGTGTTACTGTTGGGTCTTCGGAGAAGCCGAGGGTTAGGCACCAACATAGCCAGTCGATGGACGGGTCGACCAGTATTAAGCCGGAAATGCTTATGTCGGGTTCGGAGGAAGTTTCACCTGCTGAGGCTAAGAAAGCTCTGTCTGCCACTAAGCTTGCTGAGCTTGCTATTATTGATCCCAAGCGTGCTAAGAG GATCTGGGCAAATAGGCAGTCTGCTGCTAGGtcaaaggaaagaaagatgcgatatatAGCTGAACTCGAAAGGAAAGTTCAGACGTTGCAAACTGAAGCAACATCACTCAATGCCCAGCTGTCTCTGTTACAG AGAGACACCGGTACTCTGACTGCTGAAAACAATGAGTTGAAACTGCGTTTGACAACAATGGAGCAGCAGGTTCATTTGCAAGATG CATTAAACGAAGCACTGAAAGATGAAATCCAGCATCTGAAAGTACTGACCGGCCAATCTATACCAAACGGTGGACCGATGATGAACTATGCATCTTATGGAGTTAATCAACAATACTACCCCAATAATCAAGCCATGCATACTCTGCTAACCGCGCAGCAGTTCCAGCAACTTCAAATCCAATCCCAGAAACAGCCGCATCCATTCCAACCGCAACATCAAACTGGGGACATGGGAGTTAGAGGTTCCGTGCCAACCCCTAACCACAAAGATGCTTCATCGGATGTCAGCTTGACAGCATCAAAGGATTGA
- the LOC108474470 gene encoding F-box protein SKIP16 isoform X2: MEKELDGLGYLPLRIILSKLSPSDIIKVSCANKRLRGSASDDSLWAQICYQELQLSTPQDDHGNPLPCFMLAYQLWREAFSMYPWPLVKRVKRCWDKLKKWFNNNFPEAEATLRRGASESDIEQLQTLLKVKLPLPTRLLYRFHDGQELPDKMNPKTASSSWLGIIGFSSRSKCIIVASSFASSRKLFFLNCTNGQLFVGTRKPLTDNEMIPCVPNTLIRSVHDLYGEEQQDAMLLWLEEHGRRLENGIIKVCKEGDDRSINLFPEVPPLCVTTVTNGVQVRASAVFVPEFSDLLDEAEKFMFAYSIRMSLLPEGCVINGMTFGSCQLNRRHWIIRADKEVVSSVDDEAVIGKFPLLHPGEGEFVYQSCSPLPSPSGSVEGHFTFVPGRLADPRGGPFKVQVARFPLEMPDYVF, encoded by the exons ATGGAAAAAGAATTAGATGGGTTAGGGTATTTACCTCTCCGCATAATTCTATCAAAATTATCTCCTTCAGATATTATTAAAGTTTCTTGTGCTAATAAAAGGCTTAGAGGTTCAGCTTCTGACGATTCCCTTTGGGCTCAAATTTGTTATCAAGAACTTCAGCTTTCAACCCCTCAAGATGATCATGGAAACCCTCTACCTTGTTTTATG TTAGCTTATCAGTTGTGGCGAGAGGCTTTCTCGATGTATCCATGGCCGCTCGTTAAACGAGTTAAAAGATGTTGGGATAAGCTTAAGAAATGGTTTAACAACAATTTCCCGGAGGCTGAGGCGACACTTAGAAGGGGTGCATCGGAATCAGATATTGAACAATTACAAACACTTTTAAAAGTCAAATTGCCGCTTCCCACTCGGCTTCTCTATCGCTTTCATGACGGTCAAGAACTGCCGGACAAAATGAACCCGAAGACAGCTTCTAGTAGCTGGTTGGGAATTATAG GTTTTTCGAGCCGATCCAAGTGCATCATCGTGGCTTCTTCTTTCGCTTCTAGTAGGAAACTGTTTTTCTTGAACTGTACCAATGGCCAACTTTTTGTCGGTACAAGGAAGCCTCTTACAGATAATGAAATGATTCCATGTGTCCCGAATACACTTATTCGTTCCGTGCACGATTTGTATGGTGAAGAGCAACAAGACGCCATGTTGCTGTGGTTAGAGGAACATGGACGCCGTTTAGAGAATGGTATTATCAAAGTCTGTAAAGAAGGAGATGATCGTAGTATCAATTTATTTCCCGAGGTTCCTCCCTTATGTGTTACTACTGTAACAAATGGTGTGCAG GTTCGTGCTTCGGCTGTGTTCGTTCCAGAATTTTCTGACCTACTAGATGAAGCCGAGAAGTTCATGTTTGCTTATTCAATCCGCATGTCACTCTTACCCGAAGGGTGCGTCATTAATGGAATGACCTTCGGCTCCTGCCAATTGAATAGGAGGCATTGGATCATTCGTGCTGACAAAGAAGTCGTATCCAGTGTTGATGATGAGGCCGTGATCGGAAAG TTCCCTCTGTTGCATCCAGGAGAAGGCGAATTTGTTTATCAGAGCTGCTCGCCCTTACCATCTCCTTCAGGTTCCGTTGAAGGTCATTTCACATTTGTTCCTGGAAG GTTGGCTGATCCAAGAGGCGGTCCATTTAAAGTTCAAGTGGCAAGGTTCCCATTAGAAATGCCAGATTATGTTTTTTGA
- the LOC108474470 gene encoding F-box protein SKIP16 isoform X1 yields the protein MEKELDGLGYLPLRIILSKLSPSDIIKVSCANKRLRGSASDDSLWAQICYQELQLSTPQDDHGNPLPCFMLAYQLWREAFSMYPWPLVKRVKRCWDKLKKWFNNNFPEAEATLRRGASESDIEQLQTLLKVKLPLPTRLLYRFHDGQELPDKMNPKTASSSWLGIIGGYSFYQNSVNVYLLPLHQVIAKTRYVIRYLGFSSRSKCIIVASSFASSRKLFFLNCTNGQLFVGTRKPLTDNEMIPCVPNTLIRSVHDLYGEEQQDAMLLWLEEHGRRLENGIIKVCKEGDDRSINLFPEVPPLCVTTVTNGVQVRASAVFVPEFSDLLDEAEKFMFAYSIRMSLLPEGCVINGMTFGSCQLNRRHWIIRADKEVVSSVDDEAVIGKFPLLHPGEGEFVYQSCSPLPSPSGSVEGHFTFVPGRLADPRGGPFKVQVARFPLEMPDYVF from the exons ATGGAAAAAGAATTAGATGGGTTAGGGTATTTACCTCTCCGCATAATTCTATCAAAATTATCTCCTTCAGATATTATTAAAGTTTCTTGTGCTAATAAAAGGCTTAGAGGTTCAGCTTCTGACGATTCCCTTTGGGCTCAAATTTGTTATCAAGAACTTCAGCTTTCAACCCCTCAAGATGATCATGGAAACCCTCTACCTTGTTTTATG TTAGCTTATCAGTTGTGGCGAGAGGCTTTCTCGATGTATCCATGGCCGCTCGTTAAACGAGTTAAAAGATGTTGGGATAAGCTTAAGAAATGGTTTAACAACAATTTCCCGGAGGCTGAGGCGACACTTAGAAGGGGTGCATCGGAATCAGATATTGAACAATTACAAACACTTTTAAAAGTCAAATTGCCGCTTCCCACTCGGCTTCTCTATCGCTTTCATGACGGTCAAGAACTGCCGGACAAAATGAACCCGAAGACAGCTTCTAGTAGCTGGTTGGGAATTATAGGTGGTTACTCTTTCTATCAAAATTCAGTTAATGTTTACTTGTTACCATTACATCAGGTTATTGCCAAGACGAGATATGTCATTCGTTACCTAGGTTTTTCGAGCCGATCCAAGTGCATCATCGTGGCTTCTTCTTTCGCTTCTAGTAGGAAACTGTTTTTCTTGAACTGTACCAATGGCCAACTTTTTGTCGGTACAAGGAAGCCTCTTACAGATAATGAAATGATTCCATGTGTCCCGAATACACTTATTCGTTCCGTGCACGATTTGTATGGTGAAGAGCAACAAGACGCCATGTTGCTGTGGTTAGAGGAACATGGACGCCGTTTAGAGAATGGTATTATCAAAGTCTGTAAAGAAGGAGATGATCGTAGTATCAATTTATTTCCCGAGGTTCCTCCCTTATGTGTTACTACTGTAACAAATGGTGTGCAG GTTCGTGCTTCGGCTGTGTTCGTTCCAGAATTTTCTGACCTACTAGATGAAGCCGAGAAGTTCATGTTTGCTTATTCAATCCGCATGTCACTCTTACCCGAAGGGTGCGTCATTAATGGAATGACCTTCGGCTCCTGCCAATTGAATAGGAGGCATTGGATCATTCGTGCTGACAAAGAAGTCGTATCCAGTGTTGATGATGAGGCCGTGATCGGAAAG TTCCCTCTGTTGCATCCAGGAGAAGGCGAATTTGTTTATCAGAGCTGCTCGCCCTTACCATCTCCTTCAGGTTCCGTTGAAGGTCATTTCACATTTGTTCCTGGAAG GTTGGCTGATCCAAGAGGCGGTCCATTTAAAGTTCAAGTGGCAAGGTTCCCATTAGAAATGCCAGATTATGTTTTTTGA